The following coding sequences are from one Lolium rigidum isolate FL_2022 chromosome 6, APGP_CSIRO_Lrig_0.1, whole genome shotgun sequence window:
- the LOC124665607 gene encoding uncharacterized protein LOC124665607 — METWVRAAVEAIHSSRAQAVIYLAGGASQALGWLLSVPGASGSVLEVVVPYSRASMAQLLGKLPLQFTSKQAAEDMALAAFNRALKLSGPGLQVMGVGFTGSLASSRPKQGDHRFYVSTRTQNCLRTSHVTLSKGLRNREEEDKVSSYFVLKAIADACRVSATIQSDLQEPEIPKESVEQFDEDQELQQVIDGQVCMKVYHFSDPAEKNFDRKLILPGSFNPLHDGHLRLLEVASSMCDDGLPCFEISAINADKPPLSIAEIKRRVEQFRKAGKNVIISNQPYFYKKAELFPGSAFIIGADTAARLVNPKYYGGDFNRMLEILLECKNTGTTFLVGGREIEGVFKVLEDLDIPRELKDMFISIPEEKFRMDISSTELRKSQGL; from the exons ATGGAGACTTGGGTCCGCGCCGCCGTGGAGGCCATCCACTCGTCTCGCGCCCAAGCCGTCATCTACCTCGCCGGCGGGGCCTCCCAG GCGCTCGGCTGGCTCCTCTCCGTGCCCGGCGCGTCCGGCAGCGTCCTCGAGGTCGTCGTGCCCTACTCCAGGGCCTCTATGGCGCAGCTACTCGGCAAG TTGCCCTTGCAATTTACAAGCAAGCAGGCCGCAGAGGACATGGCGCTGGCCGCGTTCAACCGTGCCCTCAAGCTTTCTGGACCAG GTCTTCAAGTAATGGGTGTTGGCTTTACTGGGTCACTCGCTAGCTCACGCCCAAAACAGGGTGACCACAG GTTCTATGTGTCAACGCGAACACAAAATTGCCTCAGGACATCACATGTAACATTGTCTAAG GGTTTACGTAATAGAGAGGAAGAGGACAAGGTTTCAAGTTATTTtgtgctcaag GCAATTGCAGACGCATGCAGAGTTTCTGCTACCATTCAGTCAGACCTTCAAGAACCTGAAATTCCAAAAGAAAGTGTGGAACAGTTTGATGAAGACCAAGAGCTCCAGCAAGTTATTGATGGTCAAGTCTGCATGAAAGTATACCACTTTTCTG ATCCAGCAGAAAAGAATTTCGACCGGAAACTAATTCTACCTGGTTCATTCAACCCCTTGCATGATGGCCACCTTAGGTTGTTAGAAGTTGCATCAAG CATGTGTGATGATGGACTTCCGTGCTTTGAGATATCAGCAATCAATGCGGACAAACCCCCACTATCTATTGCAGAAATTAAGCGTCGTGTTGAACAATTCAGAAAAGCAG GGAAGAACGTGATCATATCTAACCAACCGTACTTTTACAAGAAGGCGGAACTTTTCCCAGGCAGTGCTTTTATAATAGGTGCAGACACTGCAGCGAGGCTCGTTAAT CCAAAGTATTATGGAGGTGACTTCAACAGAATGCTGGAGATTCTTCTTGAATGCAAAAACACTGGCACAACATTTCTTGTTGGTGGTCGAGAGATCGAAGGAGTTTTCAAG GTCCTTGAAGATTTAGACATTCCAAGAGAGTTGAAGGACATGTTTATCTCTATACCAGAGGAGAAGTTCCGGATGGACATTTCATCTACTGAATTAAGAAAAAGCCAAGGGCTCTGA
- the LOC124665608 gene encoding reticulon-like protein B9 isoform X2: MPPHFPSNPDHGPHVARPYHRHKSIHRLLGGGKAADVLLWKDRNLSAGVLAGATLIWFLFDVVEYNIVPLLCQIAIFTMLVIFIASNAAPLFDMYGSLFLYRGDIGRDPPRIPQVVISEHTFREMALSIRYKLTNVVSLLYDIACGKDLKKFLLVVGSLLALSVIGGSCSFTSLLYLGFLCALTLPVLYQRYEPEVDHLVARGGEDIKKFYEKIDANLLNKIPRGPVKTKFR, from the exons ATGCCTCCTCATTTCCCCAGCAATCCTGACCACGGACCACATGTGGCAAGGCCATACCACAGGCACAAGTCGATCCATCGGCTTCTGGGTGGAGGCAAAG CTGCGGACGTTCTGCTGTGGAAGGACAGGAACTTATCTGCTGGAGTTCTTGCTGGGGCCACGCTGATATGGTTCCTCTTCGACGTGGTTGAGTACAATATAGTTCCGCTCCTTTGCCAGATTGCCATCTTCACTATGCTTGTGATCTTCATCGCTTCAAATGCTGCACCACTCTTCGACATGTATGGTTCCCTTTTTCTCTACAGAGGAGATATTG GCAGAGACCCACCAAGGATTCCACAAGTTGTCATCTCTGAACATACCTTCAGAGAGATGGCCTTGAGCATTCGTTACAAATTGACAAATGTTGTATCTCTTCTTTATGATATCGCATGTGGAAAGGATCTGAAGAAATTCCTACTG GTGGTAGGATCCCTGCTGGCATTGTCAGTGATTGGAGGTTCTTGCAGCTTCACAAGCCTACTCTATCTTG GATTCTTGTGCGCCCTCACTTTGCCAGTGTTGTACCAACGATACGAGCCAGAAGTAGACCATCTCGTTGCAAGAGGTGGCGAAGACATCAAGAAGTTCTATGAAAAGATCGATGCCAATTTGCTCAACAAAATACCAAGAGGACCTGTCAAGACAAAATTCAGATAA
- the LOC124665608 gene encoding reticulon-like protein B9 isoform X1 — protein MPPHFPSNPDHGPHVARPYHRHKSIHRLLGGGKAADVLLWKDRNLSAGVLAGATLIWFLFDVVEYNIVPLLCQIAIFTMLVIFIASNAAPLFDIDPPRIPQVVISEHTFREMALSIRYKLTNVVSLLYDIACGKDLKKFLLVVGSLLALSVIGGSCSFTSLLYLGFLCALTLPVLYQRYEPEVDHLVARGGEDIKKFYEKIDANLLNKIPRGPVKTKFR, from the exons ATGCCTCCTCATTTCCCCAGCAATCCTGACCACGGACCACATGTGGCAAGGCCATACCACAGGCACAAGTCGATCCATCGGCTTCTGGGTGGAGGCAAAG CTGCGGACGTTCTGCTGTGGAAGGACAGGAACTTATCTGCTGGAGTTCTTGCTGGGGCCACGCTGATATGGTTCCTCTTCGACGTGGTTGAGTACAATATAGTTCCGCTCCTTTGCCAGATTGCCATCTTCACTATGCTTGTGATCTTCATCGCTTCAAATGCTGCACCACTCTTCGACAT AGACCCACCAAGGATTCCACAAGTTGTCATCTCTGAACATACCTTCAGAGAGATGGCCTTGAGCATTCGTTACAAATTGACAAATGTTGTATCTCTTCTTTATGATATCGCATGTGGAAAGGATCTGAAGAAATTCCTACTG GTGGTAGGATCCCTGCTGGCATTGTCAGTGATTGGAGGTTCTTGCAGCTTCACAAGCCTACTCTATCTTG GATTCTTGTGCGCCCTCACTTTGCCAGTGTTGTACCAACGATACGAGCCAGAAGTAGACCATCTCGTTGCAAGAGGTGGCGAAGACATCAAGAAGTTCTATGAAAAGATCGATGCCAATTTGCTCAACAAAATACCAAGAGGACCTGTCAAGACAAAATTCAGATAA